A region from the Inhella inkyongensis genome encodes:
- the der gene encoding ribosome biogenesis GTPase Der, giving the protein MKPVIALVGRPNVGKSTLFNRCTKSRDAIVADYAGLTRDRHYGDGRLGKREFIVIDTGGFEPTAETGIIKEMAKQTRQAVAEADAVIFVVDVRAGLSAQDHDIARYLRTSGKKVLLAVNKAEGMRESPLLAEFYELGIGEPIPISSAHGQGIRSLLELALEGFEEDDEDEAQDEADRPIRLAVAGRPNVGKSTLINAWLGEERLVAFDMPGTTRDAISVPFERDGRKFELIDTAGLRRKGKVFEAIEKFSVVKTLQAIADANVVLLLIDATQGVSDQDAHIAGYILESGRAVVIAINKWDAIDSYQRQMLERSIEARLSFLKFAPLVHISALKRQGLGPLWKALADAHASAFKKLTTPVLTRLIHEAVEHQTPKRVGAFRPKLRYAHQGGMNPPIVVIHGNSLDHVSDVYKRYLEGRIRAHYGLTGTPMRIEMRSSDNPFDKE; this is encoded by the coding sequence ATGAAACCCGTCATTGCCTTGGTCGGGCGCCCCAACGTCGGCAAGTCCACGCTGTTCAATCGCTGCACCAAGAGCCGCGATGCCATCGTGGCGGACTACGCCGGCCTGACCCGCGACCGCCACTACGGCGATGGCCGCCTGGGCAAGCGCGAGTTCATCGTCATCGACACCGGGGGTTTTGAGCCCACGGCCGAGACCGGCATCATTAAAGAGATGGCGAAGCAGACGCGCCAGGCCGTGGCCGAAGCGGACGCCGTGATCTTCGTGGTGGATGTGCGTGCCGGTTTGTCGGCCCAGGACCACGACATTGCGCGCTACCTGCGCACCAGTGGCAAAAAGGTGCTGCTGGCCGTGAACAAGGCCGAGGGCATGCGCGAGTCGCCGCTGCTGGCCGAGTTCTACGAGCTGGGCATCGGCGAGCCCATCCCCATCTCCTCGGCCCACGGCCAGGGCATCCGCAGCCTGCTGGAGTTGGCCCTCGAAGGCTTCGAGGAAGACGACGAGGACGAGGCCCAGGACGAGGCCGACCGTCCCATCCGTCTGGCCGTGGCGGGCCGCCCCAATGTGGGCAAGAGCACCCTCATCAATGCGTGGTTGGGTGAGGAACGCCTGGTGGCCTTTGACATGCCGGGCACCACGCGTGACGCCATCAGCGTGCCCTTTGAGCGCGATGGTCGCAAGTTCGAGCTGATCGACACGGCCGGCCTGCGCCGCAAGGGCAAGGTGTTCGAGGCCATCGAGAAGTTCTCGGTCGTCAAGACCCTGCAGGCGATTGCAGACGCCAATGTGGTGCTGCTGCTGATCGACGCCACGCAGGGGGTGTCGGACCAGGACGCGCACATCGCCGGCTACATCCTGGAGAGCGGTCGAGCGGTGGTGATTGCCATCAACAAATGGGACGCCATCGACAGCTATCAACGCCAGATGCTGGAGCGCTCCATCGAGGCGCGTCTGTCCTTCCTGAAGTTCGCGCCGCTGGTCCATATTTCGGCGCTCAAGCGTCAGGGTTTGGGCCCGCTGTGGAAGGCACTGGCCGATGCCCATGCGTCGGCCTTCAAGAAGCTGACCACCCCGGTGCTCACGCGCCTGATCCATGAAGCGGTGGAGCACCAGACGCCCAAGCGAGTGGGCGCCTTCCGGCCCAAGTTGCGTTATGCACACCAGGGTGGCATGAACCCGCCCATCGTTGTCATTCACGGCAACTCGCTCGACCACGTGAGTGATGTCTACAAGCGCTATCTGGAGGGCCGCATCCGCGCCCACTATGGCCTGACCGGCACGCCCATGCGCATTGAAATGCGCTCCAGCGACAACCCTTTCGACAAGGAATAG
- a CDS encoding helix-turn-helix domain-containing protein, with the protein MSEADVEAPKPERGPGAQLRAVREAKGIALDALATQLKVAPQRLRALEDEAWDQLPDRTYARALATAVCRALGADSRAFLAAMPGAAPVALERVSEGLNQPIQTPGWSANGTRGALGLVLLAGLLLGLWWLGAGDDLRARWLGADVPDAQEGVAAEVVGALPEAPASAAAVAAAPVASAALQVSPPPVSVPTPPVQVLAASASEPAPIEAPNPAPAAEAASLRLALSVRHDSWVQAHDGQGQPLLSRLVRAGEQLDVPVARPPVRLVIGNAPGVDLVWRGQSQDLSAFQSLRVARLTLE; encoded by the coding sequence ATGAGCGAGGCGGACGTCGAAGCGCCGAAGCCAGAGCGCGGCCCTGGCGCGCAGCTGCGGGCTGTGCGCGAGGCCAAGGGCATTGCTCTGGACGCCTTGGCCACTCAGCTGAAAGTAGCACCCCAGCGCTTGCGTGCGCTGGAGGATGAGGCCTGGGACCAATTGCCCGATCGAACCTATGCCCGGGCTTTGGCCACGGCGGTGTGCCGCGCCCTGGGCGCGGACTCCCGCGCCTTCTTGGCGGCCATGCCCGGGGCTGCGCCGGTGGCCCTTGAGCGTGTTTCTGAGGGCTTGAATCAACCCATCCAGACGCCGGGGTGGTCGGCTAACGGAACGCGTGGGGCGCTTGGTCTGGTGCTGCTGGCTGGACTGCTGCTTGGACTGTGGTGGCTTGGCGCCGGGGACGATTTGCGCGCCCGCTGGCTGGGTGCCGATGTCCCGGACGCACAGGAGGGTGTGGCCGCCGAAGTCGTTGGCGCGCTGCCCGAGGCACCCGCCTCGGCTGCGGCTGTCGCTGCGGCCCCTGTGGCGAGTGCTGCCTTGCAGGTCAGCCCACCCCCGGTCTCCGTGCCAACGCCGCCAGTCCAGGTCCTCGCCGCTTCGGCATCCGAGCCCGCTCCGATCGAAGCCCCGAACCCAGCGCCTGCTGCGGAGGCGGCGTCATTGCGCCTGGCCCTGAGCGTTCGCCACGACAGTTGGGTTCAGGCCCATGATGGCCAAGGCCAGCCTCTGTTGTCGCGTCTGGTGCGCGCGGGCGAGCAGCTGGATGTGCCTGTTGCCCGACCGCCGGTGCGCCTGGTGATCGGCAATGCGCCAGGTGTTGACTTGGTGTGGCGCGGCCAGAGCCAGGATCTGTCGGCCTTCCAAAGCCTGCGTGTGGCGCGGCTCACCCTTGAATGA
- the hisS gene encoding histidine--tRNA ligase — protein MTEPKKIPQKLQMLQAVKGMNDILPPESARWEWLEAKMRSVLQRYGYQNVRTPIVEPTALFVRGIGEVTDIVEKEMYAFEDRADKHGQAEHLALRPEMTAGVVRAMIEHSYLRDSGRRLYYFGPMFRREKPQKGRYRQFHQMGVEALGFAGPDVDAEVILMGSRLLRELGLGPEHVRLELNCLGAPAERRAHREALVAHLEAHKALLDEDSQRRMYSNPLRVLDTKNPALQDMANAAPKLLDFLGEESLAHFNGVRAILDAAGIAYTLNPRLVRGLDYYNLTVFEWVTDKLGSQGTVCGGGRYDGLIEQLGGKPTPAVGFGMGLERMLLLLEEVGVAPEAPTPQAYAVVPSSEGLPQVMVALEQLRAAGVSVVLHPGQSSMKSQFKKADASGARYALVFGADELARGEVAIKPLRDAAALQVSRPLAAVADWAAELLRA, from the coding sequence ATGACGGAACCCAAGAAGATCCCGCAGAAGTTGCAAATGCTCCAAGCGGTCAAGGGCATGAACGACATCCTGCCGCCCGAGTCGGCGCGCTGGGAGTGGTTAGAGGCCAAGATGCGCTCGGTGTTGCAGCGCTATGGCTACCAGAATGTGCGCACGCCGATCGTCGAGCCCACAGCCCTGTTCGTGCGCGGCATCGGCGAGGTCACCGACATCGTCGAGAAGGAGATGTACGCCTTCGAGGACCGCGCCGACAAGCATGGCCAGGCCGAGCATCTGGCCCTGCGCCCCGAAATGACGGCAGGCGTGGTCCGCGCCATGATCGAGCACAGCTATCTGCGTGACTCGGGCCGCCGGCTCTACTACTTCGGCCCGATGTTCCGGCGCGAGAAGCCGCAGAAGGGCCGCTACCGTCAGTTCCACCAGATGGGTGTCGAGGCGCTGGGCTTTGCCGGCCCGGATGTGGACGCCGAGGTCATCCTGATGGGCAGCCGCCTGCTGCGCGAACTGGGCCTAGGGCCTGAGCATGTGCGCCTGGAACTGAACTGTCTGGGCGCCCCGGCGGAGCGCCGCGCGCACCGTGAGGCCTTGGTGGCGCACCTTGAGGCGCACAAGGCGCTGCTGGACGAGGACAGCCAGCGCCGCATGTACAGCAACCCGCTGCGCGTGCTGGACACCAAGAACCCGGCCCTGCAGGACATGGCCAATGCTGCGCCCAAGCTACTGGACTTCCTGGGTGAGGAGTCCCTGGCGCATTTCAATGGCGTGCGTGCCATCCTGGATGCGGCTGGCATTGCCTACACCCTGAACCCGCGCCTGGTGCGCGGCCTGGACTACTACAACCTGACCGTCTTCGAGTGGGTGACCGACAAACTCGGCTCCCAGGGCACGGTCTGCGGTGGCGGACGCTATGACGGCCTGATTGAGCAGCTGGGCGGCAAGCCCACCCCGGCAGTGGGCTTTGGCATGGGCCTGGAGCGCATGCTGCTGTTGCTGGAGGAAGTGGGGGTTGCCCCCGAGGCGCCGACGCCGCAGGCCTATGCGGTGGTGCCCTCCAGCGAGGGTTTGCCGCAGGTGATGGTGGCGCTGGAGCAGTTGCGGGCAGCGGGTGTGTCCGTGGTGCTGCACCCTGGCCAGAGCAGCATGAAATCGCAATTCAAAAAGGCCGATGCCAGCGGTGCCCGCTATGCCCTGGTGTTTGGCGCCGACGAGTTGGCGCGTGGCGAGGTGGCTATCAAGCCCCTGCGTGACGCCGCCGCGCTTCAAGTTTCCCGACCGCTGGCAGCGGTGGCCGACTGGGCCGCCGAGTTGCTCCGCGCATAA
- the hflX gene encoding GTPase HflX produces the protein MDLNPTSNTDPARVVLVGVDFGRDPDFDDSLDELALLAATAGDVAVARVIARRKAPDAALFVGSGKAEELKALVLGEQAEAVLFDQALSPIQQRNLEQFLGVPVSDRTALILEIFAQRARSHEGKLQVELAQLQYLATRLVRRWSHLERQRGGIGTRGGPGERQMELDRRMIDERIKQLKIRLHKVERQRNTQRKARARGGQLRVSLVGYTNAGKSTLFNALTKAGSYAADQLFATLDTTTRALYLGDGNSGALLSDTVGFIRDLPHKLVEAFKATLQEAADAHVLLHVIDCASPKLLEQWQEVERVLAEIDCADTPQIVVFNKLDRLAEIERPRSLVDAVQRPDGRRVLRVFVSAYSGEGLPELRAALARAAVGEDLLAGLSVDALPPPMELLLTQVPPFND, from the coding sequence ATTGATTTGAACCCCACTTCAAACACCGACCCGGCCCGAGTGGTGCTGGTCGGTGTGGATTTCGGCCGAGACCCCGACTTCGACGACAGCCTGGACGAACTGGCGCTGCTGGCCGCTACGGCCGGTGATGTGGCCGTGGCCAGAGTGATCGCCCGCCGCAAGGCCCCCGATGCCGCGCTGTTCGTGGGCAGTGGCAAGGCCGAGGAGCTCAAGGCCCTGGTGCTCGGCGAGCAGGCCGAAGCCGTGCTTTTTGACCAGGCCCTGTCGCCCATTCAGCAGCGCAATCTGGAGCAATTCCTTGGCGTGCCGGTTTCCGACCGCACCGCGCTGATCCTGGAAATTTTTGCCCAGCGCGCTCGCAGCCACGAGGGCAAGCTGCAGGTCGAGCTGGCCCAACTGCAGTACTTGGCCACCCGTTTGGTCAGGCGCTGGTCGCACCTGGAGCGCCAGCGCGGCGGCATCGGCACGCGCGGCGGCCCGGGTGAGCGGCAGATGGAGTTGGACCGCCGGATGATTGACGAGCGCATCAAGCAGCTCAAGATCCGTCTGCACAAGGTCGAGCGCCAACGCAATACGCAGCGCAAGGCTCGCGCGCGCGGCGGCCAGTTGCGTGTTTCCCTGGTTGGCTACACCAATGCCGGCAAGTCCACGCTCTTCAATGCGCTGACCAAGGCCGGCAGCTACGCCGCCGATCAGCTCTTCGCAACGCTCGATACCACCACCCGCGCGCTCTATCTGGGCGATGGCAACAGCGGTGCTCTGTTGTCCGACACCGTGGGCTTTATTCGCGATTTGCCGCACAAGCTGGTTGAGGCTTTCAAGGCTACCTTGCAAGAGGCGGCCGATGCCCATGTGCTGCTGCATGTGATCGATTGCGCCTCGCCCAAGCTGTTGGAGCAGTGGCAGGAGGTTGAGCGCGTGTTGGCGGAAATCGACTGTGCCGACACGCCGCAAATCGTGGTGTTCAACAAGCTGGATCGCCTGGCGGAGATCGAGCGGCCGCGCAGCTTGGTGGACGCCGTGCAGCGCCCGGATGGCCGGCGTGTGCTGCGGGTATTCGTGAGCGCCTACAGTGGCGAGGGTCTGCCGGAGCTGCGCGCAGCCCTGGCGCGCGCTGCGGTGGGTGAGGATCTTTTGGCGGGCTTGTCGGTTGATGCTTTGCCCCCACCTATGGAACTCCTGCTGACGCAGGTTCCGCCCTTCAATGATTGA
- the hflC gene encoding protease modulator HflC, which translates to MNRILPFIFGGLLALMLASSTLFIVDQRQFAVVYALGEIKEVVTEPGLKFKLPPPFQNVVYMDRRVQTLDSPVFPPVFTAEKKSLVIDWMVKWRVSDARQFIRNSGASLQQLENRLAPIVQAALNEEVTRRTVRDVLSTEREGVMRDIAKRLEADIKPFGIEVLDVRIKRVDFAAGITESVYRRMESERKRVANELRATGGAEAEQIRADADRQREIILAEAYRDAQRLKGEGDAKASALYAEAFGRDPQFAQFYRQLEAYRKSFQTKSDVMVLDPNSEFFKAMRGDAAGKR; encoded by the coding sequence ATGAATCGAATCCTTCCCTTCATTTTTGGCGGCCTGCTGGCTTTGATGCTGGCCAGTTCGACCTTGTTCATCGTGGATCAGCGGCAGTTCGCCGTGGTCTATGCGTTGGGCGAAATCAAAGAGGTGGTGACCGAGCCTGGGCTGAAATTCAAGCTGCCCCCGCCGTTCCAGAACGTGGTCTATATGGATCGCCGTGTGCAGACGCTGGACAGCCCCGTCTTCCCGCCGGTGTTCACGGCCGAGAAAAAGAGCCTGGTGATTGACTGGATGGTGAAGTGGCGCGTCAGTGATGCCCGCCAGTTCATTCGCAACAGCGGGGCCAGCCTGCAGCAGTTGGAGAACCGCCTCGCCCCCATCGTCCAGGCGGCGCTCAACGAAGAGGTGACCCGTCGCACCGTGAGGGATGTGCTCTCTACCGAGCGCGAAGGCGTGATGCGCGATATCGCCAAGCGTTTGGAGGCGGATATCAAGCCCTTCGGCATCGAAGTGCTGGACGTGCGCATCAAGCGCGTGGACTTTGCCGCGGGCATCACCGAATCGGTCTACCGGCGCATGGAGTCCGAGCGCAAGCGCGTGGCCAATGAGTTGCGCGCCACGGGCGGCGCCGAAGCCGAGCAGATTCGTGCCGATGCCGACCGCCAGCGCGAGATCATCCTGGCCGAGGCCTATCGCGATGCCCAGCGTCTGAAGGGCGAGGGCGATGCCAAGGCGTCTGCCCTGTATGCCGAGGCCTTCGGTCGAGACCCGCAGTTCGCGCAGTTCTACCGCCAACTGGAGGCCTATCGCAAGAGCTTCCAGACCAAGAGTGATGTGATGGTTCTGGACCCGAATTCCGAGTTCTTCAAGGCCATGCGCGGCGACGCCGCAGGCAAGCGCTGA
- the bamB gene encoding outer membrane protein assembly factor BamB translates to MHRALKALALTSLAALLGGCSLFGSDAPKPKELAPIEASLSGQVVWSQSSGDVDFPLQVATLADRFVVASSAGRIQALRVEDGAELWQGEVGAKLSAGVGSDGRFAAVVTRDQELVVLDAGREVWRKRLGAPVYTAPLVAGERVFVLGVDRAVHAFDVLDGRRLWELRRPGDALLLAQPGGLIAYKDTLVVGQGARLAGVDPLRGVLRWEVNVANPRGTNEVERLGDLVAPLARVGDQICARAFQAAVGCVNAQRGSLVWSRPSGGAKGVGADAEVAVGFDASDRLTAWRLSNGETLWANEEYQHRKLSGALVLGQQVVLGDFEGQVHVLARDTGKALLRLPTGGSPIVAGPVRAGNTVLVVAKNGGVHALRLN, encoded by the coding sequence ATGCATCGTGCCCTGAAGGCCCTTGCGCTGACCTCGCTGGCGGCGTTGCTAGGCGGCTGCTCGCTGTTCGGCTCGGATGCGCCCAAGCCCAAGGAGTTGGCGCCGATCGAGGCGAGCTTGAGCGGTCAGGTGGTGTGGAGCCAGAGCAGCGGGGATGTCGACTTCCCCTTGCAGGTCGCCACCCTGGCAGACCGTTTCGTGGTGGCCAGTTCCGCGGGTCGAATCCAGGCCTTGCGCGTCGAAGACGGTGCTGAGCTTTGGCAGGGCGAGGTGGGAGCCAAGCTGAGCGCCGGTGTGGGCAGCGATGGTCGCTTTGCGGCGGTTGTGACCCGGGATCAGGAATTGGTGGTGCTGGACGCCGGCCGTGAAGTCTGGCGCAAGCGCCTGGGCGCACCGGTCTATACCGCGCCTCTGGTGGCGGGCGAGCGCGTCTTCGTGCTGGGCGTGGACCGTGCGGTGCATGCCTTCGATGTGCTGGATGGCCGCCGTCTGTGGGAGCTGCGCCGCCCGGGTGATGCCCTGCTGCTGGCCCAGCCCGGCGGGCTCATCGCCTACAAGGACACCTTGGTGGTGGGGCAGGGCGCCCGCCTCGCCGGTGTGGACCCTTTGCGCGGCGTGCTACGCTGGGAAGTCAATGTGGCCAATCCGCGCGGCACCAACGAGGTGGAGCGCCTGGGCGACCTGGTGGCCCCCCTGGCCCGCGTGGGTGACCAGATTTGCGCGCGCGCCTTCCAGGCGGCCGTGGGCTGTGTCAACGCGCAGCGCGGCAGCCTGGTGTGGAGCCGACCCTCGGGCGGCGCCAAGGGCGTGGGTGCTGATGCTGAAGTGGCGGTGGGCTTCGATGCCAGCGATCGCCTGACCGCCTGGCGCTTGAGCAATGGTGAAACCCTGTGGGCCAACGAGGAGTACCAACATCGCAAGTTGAGCGGCGCCTTGGTGCTGGGCCAGCAAGTGGTGCTGGGAGATTTCGAAGGCCAGGTGCATGTGCTGGCACGCGACACGGGCAAGGCCCTGCTGCGTCTGCCCACCGGGGGCAGCCCCATCGTGGCCGGCCCGGTGCGCGCGGGCAACACGGTGCTGGTCGTGGCCAAGAACGGTGGCGTCCACGCGCTGCGTCTGAATTGA
- the hflK gene encoding FtsH protease activity modulator HflK, which yields MAQQDGPPDLDELWRDFKRRLGGLMPGGPSGGSGHRPEAPPPDAKSAGIGLGLIAGVLALGWAGSGFFIVQEGQQAVITSFGKFDKTVEAGFQWRLPYPFQAHEILNVTQLRSVEVGRNTVAASTGLRESSMLTQDENIVDIRFTVQYRLKDAREFLFENRSPDEAVQLAAESAVREIVGRSNMDSVLYEQRDAIATDLAKSVQAQLDRLKAGIQVVSVNMGSVQAPEQVQAAFDDAFKAGADRERLKNEGQAHANSVIPTAKGQAARLMQEAEAYKARVVAMAEGDAQRFRSVLAEYQKAPAVTRDRLYIDTMAQVYANVSKVMVETKSGSNLLYLPLDKLMAGNAAAQVPAPAPAQMPATVVEGPSSGGTPDLRSREGMRTRERESR from the coding sequence ATGGCCCAGCAGGACGGCCCTCCAGACTTGGATGAGTTGTGGCGCGACTTCAAGCGCCGCCTGGGCGGCTTGATGCCGGGGGGGCCGTCGGGAGGAAGTGGCCATCGTCCCGAGGCACCACCGCCGGATGCCAAGTCGGCCGGCATCGGCCTGGGCCTGATTGCTGGCGTGCTGGCGCTGGGCTGGGCCGGCAGCGGCTTTTTCATCGTGCAGGAAGGTCAGCAGGCCGTCATTACATCGTTCGGCAAGTTCGACAAGACGGTCGAGGCGGGCTTCCAGTGGCGTCTGCCCTATCCCTTCCAGGCGCACGAGATTTTGAATGTGACCCAACTGCGTTCGGTTGAAGTCGGTCGCAACACGGTGGCAGCCTCAACGGGCTTGCGCGAGTCGTCCATGCTGACGCAGGACGAAAACATCGTCGACATCCGCTTCACGGTGCAATATCGGCTCAAGGATGCGCGCGAGTTCTTGTTTGAGAACCGCTCGCCCGACGAGGCGGTGCAACTGGCGGCCGAGTCGGCCGTGCGCGAGATCGTCGGCCGCAGCAATATGGACTCGGTGCTGTATGAACAGCGCGATGCCATCGCTACCGATCTGGCCAAGTCGGTACAGGCTCAGTTGGACCGGCTGAAGGCCGGCATCCAGGTGGTCAGCGTGAACATGGGCAGCGTCCAGGCGCCGGAACAGGTGCAGGCCGCGTTTGACGATGCCTTCAAAGCAGGCGCGGATCGCGAACGTCTGAAGAACGAGGGTCAAGCCCACGCCAACAGCGTGATTCCGACCGCCAAGGGCCAGGCAGCGCGCCTGATGCAGGAGGCCGAGGCCTACAAGGCCCGCGTGGTGGCGATGGCCGAGGGTGATGCACAGCGCTTCCGCTCGGTGCTGGCCGAGTATCAGAAGGCCCCCGCGGTGACGCGAGATCGGCTCTACATCGACACGATGGCGCAGGTCTATGCCAATGTCTCCAAGGTGATGGTGGAGACCAAGAGTGGCTCCAATCTCTTGTACTTGCCCCTGGACAAGCTGATGGCTGGCAATGCGGCGGCCCAGGTGCCTGCTCCGGCGCCAGCGCAAATGCCCGCCACCGTGGTGGAAGGGCCTTCGTCAGGCGGTACGCCGGACCTGCGCTCGCGTGAGGGCATGCGCACCCGCGAGCGCGAGAGCCGCTGA
- the ispG gene encoding flavodoxin-dependent (E)-4-hydroxy-3-methylbut-2-enyl-diphosphate synthase has product MNDLNALKPVLPGQIPPRRSLQARVAWGGQVLTLGGDAPVRIQSMTNTDTVDVIGTAIQVKELAIAGSELVRITVNTPEAAAAVPHIREQLDRMGIAVPLVGDFHYNGHRLLSEFPACAEALSKYRINPGNVGKGDKKDRQFAQMIEAALRHDRPVRIGVNWGSLDQELLAGLMDENAQRAQPWDAKSVMYQALIDSALGSAAYAVELGMDPAQVIISCKVSGVQDLITVYRELNRRTNHPLHLGLTEAGMATKGTVASSTALAILLQEGIGDTIRVSLTPQPGEARTQEVVVASEILQSLSLRTFNPSVTACPGCGRTTSTTFQELAKQIDDFLREQMPVWRKRYPGVENLKVAVMGCIVNGPGESKHADIGISLPGTGEAPAAPVFIDGEKALTLRGDNIASEFHALVETYIEKRFGAAA; this is encoded by the coding sequence ATGAATGACTTGAATGCCCTGAAGCCGGTGCTGCCGGGCCAAATCCCGCCGCGCCGCAGCCTGCAAGCCCGTGTGGCTTGGGGTGGACAGGTCCTCACCCTGGGTGGGGACGCGCCCGTGCGCATCCAGTCCATGACCAATACCGACACGGTGGACGTCATTGGCACGGCCATCCAGGTCAAGGAGTTGGCCATCGCCGGTTCCGAGCTGGTGCGCATCACGGTCAACACGCCCGAGGCAGCAGCGGCCGTGCCGCACATTCGTGAGCAACTGGACCGCATGGGCATTGCTGTGCCGCTGGTGGGCGATTTCCACTACAACGGCCACCGCCTCCTGAGCGAGTTTCCGGCCTGTGCGGAGGCGCTCAGCAAATACCGCATCAACCCGGGCAATGTGGGCAAGGGCGACAAGAAGGATCGCCAGTTCGCGCAGATGATCGAGGCCGCTTTGCGCCACGATCGGCCGGTGCGCATCGGTGTGAACTGGGGCAGCCTGGATCAGGAACTGCTGGCTGGCCTGATGGACGAGAACGCCCAGCGCGCCCAGCCCTGGGACGCCAAGAGCGTGATGTACCAGGCCTTGATCGATTCGGCCCTGGGTTCGGCGGCTTACGCGGTCGAGTTGGGCATGGACCCTGCTCAGGTCATCATCAGCTGCAAGGTCAGCGGGGTGCAGGACCTGATCACCGTGTACCGCGAGCTCAACCGCCGCACGAACCACCCGCTGCATCTGGGCCTGACCGAGGCGGGCATGGCCACCAAGGGCACGGTGGCTTCCAGCACCGCGCTGGCCATCCTGCTGCAAGAGGGCATCGGCGACACCATTCGTGTCAGCCTCACCCCTCAGCCGGGCGAGGCGCGCACGCAAGAGGTGGTGGTGGCCTCCGAGATCCTGCAGTCCCTGAGCCTGCGCACCTTCAACCCCAGCGTCACCGCCTGCCCGGGCTGCGGCCGCACCACCAGCACCACCTTTCAGGAGCTGGCCAAGCAGATTGATGACTTCCTGCGCGAGCAGATGCCGGTCTGGCGCAAGCGCTATCCCGGTGTCGAGAACCTCAAGGTCGCCGTGATGGGCTGCATCGTCAATGGCCCGGGCGAGAGCAAGCACGCTGATATCGGTATCAGCCTGCCGGGCACCGGCGAAGCGCCGGCTGCTCCCGTCTTCATCGACGGTGAAAAGGCCCTGACCCTGCGCGGCGACAACATTGCCAGCGAATTCCACGCCCTCGTCGAGACTTATATCGAGAAGCGCTTCGGCGCTGCCGCCTGA
- a CDS encoding YfgM family protein, whose product MATLDLQEQEQLDNLKAFWARWGNLITTLLTLALLAFAGFNGWNWWQREQGLKASVLYDEVERAAQAKDLDKAQRMWLQMKEQSARMTYTAQAALLLADAQQAGGKAEAALAPLQWAAEHGNPPALRDLAQLRLASLHLDAKRYKEAEAALAKVESPAFAALVADRRGDLAQVQGQLDPAREQYKTAYLAMAAEQPYRQLIAAKLTALAVDVDSLKAKDSK is encoded by the coding sequence ATGGCCACGCTCGACCTTCAAGAACAAGAACAACTGGACAACCTCAAGGCCTTCTGGGCCCGCTGGGGCAATCTCATCACCACCTTGCTGACCCTGGCCTTGTTGGCTTTTGCCGGCTTCAATGGCTGGAACTGGTGGCAGCGCGAGCAGGGCTTGAAGGCCAGCGTGCTCTATGACGAAGTGGAGCGCGCTGCCCAGGCCAAGGACCTCGACAAGGCCCAGCGCATGTGGCTGCAGATGAAGGAGCAGAGCGCGCGCATGACCTACACCGCGCAGGCCGCTCTGCTGCTGGCCGATGCGCAGCAGGCCGGTGGCAAGGCCGAGGCCGCCCTGGCGCCCCTCCAGTGGGCGGCCGAGCACGGTAACCCCCCCGCCTTGCGCGATCTGGCGCAACTGCGTTTGGCTAGCTTGCACCTGGACGCCAAGCGCTACAAAGAGGCCGAGGCTGCCTTGGCCAAGGTGGAGTCGCCGGCCTTTGCGGCCCTCGTCGCCGACCGCCGTGGTGATCTGGCTCAAGTGCAGGGCCAGCTGGATCCCGCGCGCGAGCAGTACAAGACGGCCTATCTGGCCATGGCGGCCGAGCAGCCTTATCGCCAATTGATTGCCGCCAAGCTGACCGCGCTGGCGGTCGATGTTGACAGCCTCAAGGCCAAGGATTCCAAGTGA
- the hfq gene encoding RNA chaperone Hfq has product MSNKGQLLQDPFLNLLRKEHVPVSIYLVNGIKLQGQIESFDQYVVLLRNTVTQMVYKHAISTVVPGRAVNFQSGDAA; this is encoded by the coding sequence GTGAGCAACAAAGGCCAACTGCTGCAGGACCCCTTCCTGAACCTGCTGCGCAAAGAGCACGTGCCGGTGTCCATTTACCTGGTCAACGGCATCAAGCTGCAAGGCCAGATCGAGTCCTTCGATCAGTACGTGGTGCTGCTGCGCAATACGGTGACCCAGATGGTCTACAAGCACGCCATCTCCACGGTGGTGCCGGGCCGCGCCGTGAACTTCCAATCCGGCGACGCAGCCTGA